The following are from one region of the Haloactinomyces albus genome:
- a CDS encoding restriction endonuclease subunit S, whose protein sequence is MNASAKIGRVARTISGTGFPEDAQGDTTGMPFIKVSDLSAAPNISGIVGAQNYVTQDTVVRLGARIAPAGSVVFPKVGAALLKNTRRLLLVDACMDNNLMGVYPLQGEPRFWKYAFDLVDLAELSPGGPLPYVSDSQVRDLEIPFPGLEEQRRIADFLDVETSRIDKITAGKRASAHLLEERIDVVADNLIRGVHESNHCPSGYGPLGETPIGWMEGRLRSIECEVQTGPFGSQLHADDYIENGWPVINPANITRDGLQQDSQVTVSDEVRERLGRHILQSGDVVFARRGELGRSSVVGDAQAGWVCGTGSLRLRINQSLFNSSYLHRYLQIPAIRHYFQKQSVGSTMANLNTSILLSMPLLIPPFDEQEKIARECDREEYYFSMLTAKINRQLELLQERKQALITAAVTGQIDVTTAGRATSDLRA, encoded by the coding sequence GTGAACGCTAGTGCCAAGATTGGCCGAGTAGCTCGTACAATCAGCGGAACTGGTTTTCCGGAGGATGCGCAAGGCGACACTACGGGGATGCCATTCATCAAAGTATCAGACTTGTCTGCTGCGCCGAATATAAGCGGCATTGTAGGTGCACAGAATTATGTCACACAAGATACTGTAGTTCGGCTTGGTGCGCGCATTGCTCCTGCGGGATCGGTAGTGTTCCCTAAAGTGGGTGCGGCGCTCCTGAAAAACACGCGACGATTGCTCTTGGTTGACGCCTGCATGGACAACAACCTTATGGGTGTGTATCCATTGCAGGGGGAGCCTCGCTTTTGGAAGTATGCATTTGATCTCGTCGACTTGGCGGAACTGTCACCTGGGGGGCCTCTTCCCTATGTGTCCGACTCTCAAGTGCGGGATCTTGAAATACCCTTTCCTGGCCTCGAAGAGCAGCGCCGCATCGCCGACTTCCTCGACGTCGAAACATCCCGAATCGATAAGATTACCGCAGGCAAGCGTGCCAGTGCTCACTTGCTTGAAGAGCGAATCGATGTTGTTGCCGATAACCTGATTCGTGGTGTGCACGAATCAAACCATTGCCCTTCTGGGTATGGCCCTCTCGGGGAAACCCCTATTGGATGGATGGAGGGGCGTCTTCGTAGTATCGAATGCGAAGTGCAAACAGGTCCTTTTGGTAGTCAATTACATGCCGACGACTATATCGAGAATGGCTGGCCAGTGATCAACCCTGCAAACATTACTCGGGATGGGTTGCAGCAGGATAGTCAAGTTACGGTCAGCGACGAAGTCAGGGAGCGGCTTGGTCGCCATATCTTGCAGAGTGGTGACGTTGTTTTTGCCCGCAGAGGAGAACTGGGAAGGTCGTCGGTTGTTGGTGATGCCCAAGCGGGGTGGGTATGCGGAACTGGGTCGCTTCGCCTAAGAATAAACCAGAGCCTTTTCAATTCTTCGTACTTGCACAGATACCTTCAGATTCCTGCTATCAGACATTATTTTCAGAAGCAGTCTGTTGGTAGCACGATGGCAAATTTGAATACTTCTATACTGCTTTCAATGCCACTCTTGATTCCGCCATTTGACGAGCAGGAAAAGATCGCAAGGGAATGCGACCGAGAAGAGTATTATTTCTCTATGTTGACGGCAAAAATTAACCGCCAACTCGAACTCCTGCAAGAACGTAAGCAGGCGCTGATCACGGCTGCGGTGACGGGGCAGATCGATGTGACCACGGCGGGGCGGGCGACGTCGGATCTGCGCGCGTAG
- a CDS encoding DUF4352 domain-containing protein, producing MSHPPQQPPQQPQYMGQQQFQQPQPAQPPQYKKRKKWPWIVGGLVLIAFIFGAANAQDNATPSAGSETANADAQAADKQEQQNPAPEENTQQDSSGVTRLDFGETHTWSGGEVITVSAPEEYTSSNQFTQAPEGKRYVALDVTITNKGDDEYNAMSTKLTVQHNGQVAQQNHMAGDSLPDVQLPPGGSTTFTSVYEIDEETGKLQVSVQPNVFASETVYFSGQF from the coding sequence ATGTCGCACCCGCCGCAGCAGCCCCCGCAGCAGCCGCAGTACATGGGGCAGCAGCAGTTTCAACAGCCGCAGCCGGCCCAGCCGCCGCAGTACAAGAAGCGCAAGAAGTGGCCGTGGATCGTCGGCGGCCTCGTGCTGATCGCCTTCATCTTCGGGGCGGCGAATGCGCAGGACAACGCCACTCCGTCCGCAGGATCGGAAACCGCCAACGCCGATGCACAAGCCGCGGATAAGCAGGAACAGCAGAACCCGGCACCGGAGGAGAACACACAGCAGGACTCCTCGGGCGTGACTCGCCTCGACTTCGGTGAGACCCACACCTGGAGCGGCGGCGAGGTCATCACGGTTTCCGCCCCGGAGGAGTACACCTCGTCCAATCAGTTCACACAGGCGCCGGAAGGCAAGCGCTACGTCGCCCTCGACGTGACCATCACCAACAAGGGCGACGACGAGTACAACGCCATGTCGACCAAGCTGACCGTGCAGCACAACGGCCAGGTGGCCCAGCAGAACCACATGGCCGGGGACTCGCTGCCGGACGTCCAGCTCCCGCCGGGTGGTTCGACCACCTTCACCTCGGTCTACGAGATCGACGAGGAAACCGGAAAGCTGCAAGTCTCGGTGCAGCCCAACGTCTTCGCCTCCGAGACCGTGTACTTCTCCGGACAGTTCTGA
- a CDS encoding N-6 DNA methylase: MTEHQGASTGSGATINAVDIARLAGVGRAAVSNWRKRYEDFPEPVAGTASSPLFDAEQARAWLREQGKLKELPLRDELWRALEELRSTTDPGEALITFAVGLRHFAARETKPADELDAEVLADDVSFVESVAERIAATGAEQEWLEPAVPEGRWAPLLRLLDRVLDEPEEFDALVLSWADRLGRHGGAVPSELAELMYRLAEGTRVLDPHCGLGELLRPAAEATPTGKDEPAVAGQHPDRQVARIAAASLWFRCGIVPRIEVGDALRADAFTGETFDSVLCAPPWGVKDWGFEELQFDPRWEYGLPPRRLPELAWVQHALAHLDRSGTAVLLLPAGVGFQTRGRRIRAELIRRGALRAVIALPAGAFTMLSASTPIVLWVLRSPESTTEHSDGVLLVDGSELRSGRTPDWQALSDLALSAWREFESTGECPERPGKCGVVPAIDLLDDEVNLTPARHLPVTPEIDVAGIRTSRGRFLDVLGQLPQLVPEVAPRSDPPAPSTTINELSRIGALTVRQQPGPAAKEETEGALPALTGRDVTRGSAPSGFWDDSGPREPIWLQPGDVVVPMLGGNLTSRVIGEERAVLGTHLWLLRPNPEQLDPWFLAGFLRNSANTVLTTGSMAARLDVRKVELPRIPLSEQHPYANAFKQLFLLERGLRQVQQHGGDLITTMIDGMASNALRPPEGPGNSDNTTGTVDDTHE; encoded by the coding sequence GTGACCGAGCACCAGGGAGCGTCGACAGGTTCCGGCGCCACGATCAACGCGGTGGACATCGCCCGGCTCGCAGGCGTGGGCCGCGCTGCGGTGAGCAACTGGCGCAAGCGCTACGAGGACTTCCCCGAACCTGTCGCGGGCACGGCGAGCAGTCCGCTGTTCGACGCCGAACAGGCTCGTGCGTGGCTCCGGGAGCAGGGCAAGCTCAAGGAGCTGCCGCTGCGCGACGAGCTGTGGCGCGCGTTGGAGGAGCTGCGATCGACGACCGATCCCGGCGAGGCTCTGATCACCTTCGCGGTGGGGCTGCGCCATTTCGCCGCTCGCGAGACCAAGCCGGCCGACGAGCTCGATGCCGAGGTGCTCGCCGACGACGTGTCCTTCGTCGAGTCCGTCGCCGAGCGGATCGCCGCGACCGGTGCGGAACAGGAGTGGCTGGAGCCGGCGGTACCTGAGGGGAGGTGGGCGCCGCTGCTGCGGCTGCTCGACCGGGTACTCGACGAGCCGGAGGAATTCGATGCGCTGGTGCTGTCGTGGGCGGATCGTCTCGGCCGCCACGGCGGCGCGGTGCCCTCGGAACTGGCCGAGCTGATGTACCGACTCGCGGAGGGCACTCGCGTGCTCGATCCCCATTGCGGTCTCGGTGAGCTGCTCCGGCCCGCAGCCGAGGCCACCCCGACCGGGAAGGATGAGCCCGCCGTGGCCGGTCAGCATCCGGACCGGCAGGTGGCCCGGATCGCGGCGGCGTCCCTGTGGTTCCGCTGCGGGATCGTGCCCCGGATCGAGGTGGGGGATGCGCTGCGCGCCGACGCGTTCACCGGCGAGACCTTCGACTCGGTGCTGTGTGCCCCGCCGTGGGGAGTCAAGGACTGGGGCTTCGAGGAGCTGCAGTTCGATCCGCGCTGGGAGTACGGACTCCCGCCACGCCGACTGCCGGAGCTGGCGTGGGTGCAGCACGCGCTGGCCCACCTCGATCGGAGCGGGACGGCCGTGCTGTTGCTGCCCGCCGGGGTCGGTTTCCAGACACGGGGACGGCGCATCCGCGCGGAGCTGATCCGGCGCGGTGCACTGCGCGCGGTGATCGCACTGCCGGCCGGGGCGTTCACGATGCTTTCGGCCTCGACACCGATCGTGCTGTGGGTGCTGCGCTCTCCCGAATCCACCACGGAGCATTCCGACGGGGTTCTCCTGGTCGACGGCTCCGAGTTGCGTTCCGGCCGGACTCCGGACTGGCAGGCCCTGTCGGATCTGGCGCTGTCCGCGTGGCGGGAGTTCGAGTCCACGGGGGAGTGCCCGGAGCGGCCCGGAAAGTGCGGGGTGGTGCCCGCCATCGACCTGCTCGACGACGAGGTGAACCTGACCCCGGCGCGGCACCTGCCCGTGACACCCGAGATCGACGTGGCTGGCATCCGCACCAGCCGGGGTCGGTTCCTCGACGTGCTCGGGCAGTTGCCGCAGCTCGTGCCGGAGGTAGCTCCGCGGAGCGACCCCCCCGCGCCGTCCACCACGATCAACGAGCTGTCCCGAATCGGGGCCCTGACGGTGCGGCAGCAACCCGGCCCCGCCGCCAAGGAGGAGACGGAAGGAGCACTTCCCGCCTTGACGGGACGGGACGTGACCCGGGGCAGCGCGCCGTCCGGGTTCTGGGACGACTCGGGGCCCCGCGAGCCGATCTGGCTGCAGCCGGGTGATGTGGTGGTGCCGATGCTGGGCGGGAACCTGACCAGCCGGGTGATCGGTGAGGAACGGGCCGTGCTCGGCACGCACCTGTGGCTGCTGCGTCCGAACCCGGAGCAACTCGACCCGTGGTTTCTGGCCGGGTTTCTGCGCAACTCCGCGAACACGGTGCTGACCACCGGTTCGATGGCCGCGCGCCTGGACGTGCGCAAGGTGGAGCTACCCCGTATCCCGCTGAGCGAGCAACACCCCTACGCGAACGCGTTCAAGCAGCTTTTTCTGCTCGAACGCGGCCTGCGGCAGGTCCAGCAACACGGGGGCGATCTGATCACCACGATGATCGATGGGATGGCGAGCAACGCGCTGCGGCCCCCGGAGGGGCCGGGGAACAGCGACAACACCACTGGCACCGTCGACGACACACACGAGTGA
- a CDS encoding type I restriction-modification system subunit M: MSVSGKHQELAGFIWSVADLLRGDFKQSDYGKVILPLTVLRRLDCVLEPTRVAVLERRKKAVEEQGIKDPDRLLRKTAGYSFYNTSKFTFQRNVEGLTSLLADPDQVGKNLRAFIGGFSAEAAEILDKYDFDTQIARMEAGGILYKVVAKFAAIDLHPQTVSNQQMGYLFEELIRRFSEMSNETAGEHFTPREVIKLMTNLLLDPDQDKIVQPGATLRVLDPACGTGGMLSAAEDVIRSYNEDATVTAFGQELNPESYAICKSDLLIKNQDAGNIAHGNSFSHDRHYGKRFDYLLANPPFGVEWKKVRDDVEREHELGNAGRFGAGLPRINDGSLLFLQHMIAHMKKPEDGGSRIAIVFNGSPLFTGAAESGESNIRRWILENDWLEGIVALPDQLFYNTGISTYFWILSNRKAAKDRGKVTLLDAREYWAKMRKSLGDKRKHIPEEHIGELTRLYNEASTIAADETHELHDKVKIFDTTDFGYQRITVERPLKQRFEVTEDTVAEVEAAKPLAKFDDREALLAALRGLVGQNWWKKVDFESAFRAALAEAGATGKLPAPVNKAVVHAVAVADAEGELQTDKVGNALPDPDLRDNENVPLDQESADLFLIMRENEGSDDSERQREYERARQRLNEIRDGYLAREVLPHVPDAWVDHSKTKIGYEIPFTRHFYKYVPPRPLKEIDAELKQLESEIQSLLSEVTE; encoded by the coding sequence ATGAGCGTGAGCGGTAAACATCAGGAACTGGCGGGCTTCATCTGGTCCGTCGCCGATCTCCTGCGCGGGGATTTCAAGCAGTCCGACTACGGCAAGGTGATCCTGCCGTTGACGGTGCTGCGCCGGCTGGACTGCGTGCTGGAGCCGACTCGGGTGGCGGTGCTGGAGCGCCGCAAGAAGGCGGTGGAGGAGCAGGGCATCAAGGACCCGGACCGCCTGCTGCGCAAGACCGCCGGGTACAGCTTCTACAACACCAGCAAGTTCACCTTCCAGCGCAATGTGGAGGGGCTGACCTCACTGCTGGCCGATCCGGATCAGGTCGGCAAGAACCTGCGGGCGTTCATCGGCGGTTTCTCGGCAGAGGCCGCCGAGATCCTGGACAAGTACGACTTCGACACCCAGATCGCCCGCATGGAAGCAGGTGGCATCCTCTACAAGGTGGTGGCCAAGTTCGCCGCGATCGACTTGCACCCGCAGACGGTGTCGAACCAGCAGATGGGCTACCTGTTCGAGGAGCTGATCCGGCGGTTCTCGGAAATGTCCAACGAGACGGCCGGTGAGCACTTCACCCCGCGCGAGGTCATCAAGCTGATGACGAACCTGCTGCTGGACCCGGACCAGGACAAGATCGTCCAGCCCGGCGCGACGCTGCGGGTGCTGGATCCGGCCTGCGGCACGGGCGGCATGCTCTCGGCGGCCGAGGACGTCATCAGGTCCTACAACGAGGATGCCACGGTCACGGCCTTCGGCCAGGAGCTCAATCCCGAGTCGTATGCGATCTGCAAGTCGGACCTGCTGATCAAGAATCAGGACGCAGGCAACATCGCGCACGGAAACTCCTTCAGCCACGACCGGCACTACGGCAAGCGGTTCGACTACCTGCTGGCCAACCCACCGTTCGGGGTGGAGTGGAAGAAGGTCCGCGACGACGTGGAGCGCGAACACGAGCTCGGTAACGCGGGTCGGTTCGGGGCCGGGCTGCCGCGGATCAACGATGGGTCGCTGCTGTTTCTGCAACACATGATCGCGCACATGAAAAAGCCCGAGGACGGTGGTTCGCGGATCGCGATCGTGTTCAACGGTTCCCCGCTGTTCACCGGTGCTGCCGAGTCGGGGGAGTCGAACATCCGCCGTTGGATCCTGGAGAACGACTGGCTGGAGGGCATCGTCGCCCTGCCGGATCAGCTGTTCTACAACACCGGCATCTCCACCTACTTCTGGATCCTGTCCAATCGCAAGGCGGCCAAGGATCGGGGCAAGGTGACCCTGCTCGACGCGCGCGAGTACTGGGCCAAGATGCGCAAGAGCCTCGGCGACAAGCGCAAGCACATTCCCGAAGAGCACATCGGCGAGCTCACCCGGCTCTACAACGAGGCTTCGACCATTGCGGCCGACGAGACGCACGAGCTGCACGACAAGGTCAAGATCTTCGACACCACCGATTTCGGCTATCAGCGCATCACCGTCGAGCGACCGCTCAAGCAGCGCTTCGAGGTCACCGAGGACACCGTTGCCGAGGTCGAGGCGGCCAAGCCGCTGGCGAAGTTCGACGACCGCGAGGCCCTGCTGGCCGCGCTGCGCGGCCTGGTCGGGCAGAACTGGTGGAAGAAGGTCGACTTCGAGTCGGCGTTCCGTGCCGCGCTGGCTGAGGCCGGGGCCACCGGTAAGCTGCCCGCGCCGGTGAACAAAGCCGTGGTGCACGCGGTCGCGGTCGCCGATGCTGAGGGTGAACTGCAGACCGACAAGGTGGGCAACGCTCTGCCGGATCCGGACCTGCGGGACAACGAGAACGTGCCGCTGGATCAGGAGAGTGCCGACCTTTTCCTGATCATGAGGGAAAACGAAGGATCGGATGATTCCGAGCGGCAACGTGAGTATGAACGGGCGCGCCAACGACTGAACGAAATACGTGATGGTTACCTCGCCCGCGAGGTCCTCCCGCACGTGCCCGACGCCTGGGTCGACCACAGCAAGACGAAGATCGGCTATGAGATCCCCTTCACCCGGCATTTCTACAAGTACGTGCCACCCCGTCCGCTGAAAGAGATCGACGCCGAACTCAAGCAACTCGAATCCGAGATCCAGTCACTGCTGTCGGAGGTGACGGAGTGA
- a CDS encoding AAA family ATPase, with protein MSEESHDTNGQLVSTVLNLAEKDTALGEDTEMIILAALESEQALTEALGEEPTPPQQPPQPPTRQNTDESDPEPAGAFLSAIEVTGFRGVGPTATLELTPGPGLTIVAGRNGSGKSSFAEALELALTGYSYRWKKKNSVVWQQNWRNIHDGASPAIRVRLAEEGAGATTVGVDWPKSAMLTECSTWTQRHGKSREAGTSSLGWGNALELHRPILSYDELGGLLEAGPSELHDALANLLGLEQLSDATQRLRAAVKRLREPEKTAKSLREALIPHLEACTDERAVEVRELLRKRKPDLNRIQELVTGTGTRSDGALTRLQELAHAWVPPQQEVDDAVGALRSTLAEELILLENSLLGEDHRTVLLRQALEFQHQHGETPCPVCGEGTLDDEWGKRVLAQLNEDEARLAAARQARDAVHHRARHLRELVARVPTPTAPRDIELSTLTRAQAAHARWMQPPDDNSALADHVAASYAELAEAVSALRDEAATALAEREDAWAPLAEQVATWLGHARTAHEQADTLARVKKAHTWLKGNSNDLRNQRLEPLAERAREIWAQLRQESNVDLGSITLEGSGPRRKVSLHADVDGEQTGALGVMSQGELHALALALFLPRATMPESPLRFVLLDDPVQAMDPTKVDGFVQVLSRIARDRQVIVFSHDDRLPEAARRTGAHARILEVTRGKGSVVTTTPGSDPAHHYIGDARALAKDPEVAPEVKARVLPGLCRMAVEAAARDVFLYRRYATGAAKVDTEDTWNATTRVKPRVSLALYDRADADLTKWCQAKPWRAPTLEVCSSGTHEELTRNPIGTVRDLDETVNDLLQGRR; from the coding sequence ATGAGCGAAGAATCCCATGACACGAACGGACAATTGGTCTCGACCGTCCTGAACCTGGCGGAGAAGGACACCGCACTCGGCGAGGACACGGAAATGATCATCCTCGCCGCGCTGGAAAGCGAGCAAGCCCTCACCGAGGCGCTCGGTGAGGAGCCCACTCCACCGCAACAACCACCGCAGCCACCGACGAGGCAGAACACCGACGAATCCGATCCCGAACCTGCCGGTGCTTTCCTCTCCGCCATCGAGGTCACCGGCTTCCGAGGGGTCGGACCGACGGCCACACTGGAGCTGACTCCCGGCCCCGGCCTCACGATCGTCGCCGGCCGCAACGGCTCCGGCAAATCCAGCTTCGCCGAGGCGCTCGAACTGGCACTGACCGGCTACAGCTACCGCTGGAAGAAAAAGAACTCGGTGGTCTGGCAGCAGAACTGGCGCAACATCCACGACGGTGCGAGCCCGGCTATCCGGGTGCGGCTGGCAGAGGAAGGCGCGGGCGCTACCACGGTCGGTGTTGATTGGCCGAAATCGGCCATGCTCACCGAATGCTCAACGTGGACACAGCGACACGGGAAGTCCCGCGAGGCGGGCACGAGCTCTCTCGGTTGGGGAAACGCGCTCGAACTGCACCGGCCCATCCTGTCCTACGACGAACTCGGTGGCCTGCTGGAGGCCGGACCGAGCGAACTGCACGACGCACTGGCCAACCTGCTCGGCCTGGAACAGCTTTCCGACGCGACACAGCGACTCAGAGCTGCCGTCAAACGGCTCCGAGAGCCCGAAAAGACCGCCAAGAGCCTTCGAGAAGCACTCATCCCGCATCTCGAAGCGTGCACCGATGAGCGCGCGGTAGAGGTCCGGGAACTACTTCGCAAGCGCAAGCCGGACCTCAACCGGATCCAGGAGCTTGTCACCGGAACAGGCACGCGATCCGACGGCGCTCTCACCCGGCTCCAGGAACTGGCACACGCGTGGGTTCCGCCTCAGCAGGAGGTCGATGACGCTGTCGGCGCCCTCCGTTCAACCCTCGCCGAAGAGCTCATCCTGCTGGAAAATTCCTTGCTCGGTGAGGATCACCGCACCGTGCTGCTACGTCAGGCCCTGGAGTTCCAGCATCAGCACGGAGAAACCCCGTGTCCGGTCTGTGGAGAAGGAACCCTCGACGACGAGTGGGGCAAGCGCGTCCTCGCGCAACTCAACGAGGACGAGGCCAGGCTGGCCGCAGCACGGCAAGCCCGCGATGCGGTACACCATCGAGCCCGACATCTGCGCGAACTCGTCGCCCGGGTCCCTACTCCTACCGCCCCCCGGGACATCGAGCTGTCGACACTGACCCGCGCGCAAGCGGCACATGCCCGATGGATGCAGCCTCCGGACGACAATTCGGCGCTGGCCGATCACGTGGCCGCCTCCTATGCCGAGCTCGCCGAAGCCGTGTCCGCACTGCGTGATGAAGCCGCCACCGCGCTTGCCGAGCGGGAAGATGCGTGGGCCCCTCTTGCCGAACAAGTCGCCACCTGGTTGGGCCACGCGCGCACGGCACACGAGCAGGCCGACACGCTCGCACGCGTCAAAAAGGCCCACACATGGCTCAAAGGCAACTCCAACGATCTGCGCAACCAGCGACTCGAACCTCTCGCCGAGCGGGCCCGCGAGATCTGGGCGCAACTGCGCCAGGAGAGCAACGTCGATCTGGGATCGATCACCCTCGAAGGGAGCGGCCCTCGACGGAAGGTCAGCCTGCACGCGGATGTCGACGGCGAACAGACAGGGGCGCTCGGCGTGATGAGCCAGGGAGAGCTGCACGCATTGGCGCTGGCGCTGTTCCTGCCGCGTGCCACCATGCCCGAGAGTCCGCTTCGCTTCGTCCTCCTCGACGATCCCGTCCAAGCCATGGACCCAACCAAAGTGGACGGATTCGTGCAGGTGCTCTCCCGGATTGCCCGGGACAGGCAGGTCATCGTGTTCTCCCACGACGACCGCCTGCCGGAAGCCGCGCGACGCACCGGGGCACATGCCCGCATTCTGGAAGTCACGCGTGGAAAAGGCTCGGTCGTGACCACTACCCCCGGCTCAGACCCGGCGCACCACTACATCGGTGATGCGCGTGCACTGGCCAAGGACCCCGAGGTCGCCCCGGAGGTCAAAGCACGTGTGCTGCCCGGCTTGTGCCGCATGGCGGTCGAGGCAGCAGCCCGAGACGTCTTCCTGTATCGCCGGTACGCAACCGGTGCCGCAAAGGTGGACACCGAGGATACGTGGAATGCGACCACGCGAGTCAAGCCACGGGTCTCGCTGGCTCTGTATGACCGTGCGGACGCCGATCTCACCAAATGGTGCCAAGCAAAACCTTGGCGCGCACCGACCCTGGAGGTGTGCAGCAGCGGCACGCACGAAGAGCTGACTCGCAACCCGATCGGCACCGTGAGGGATCTCGACGAGACAGTGAACGATCTGCTGCAGGGGCGCCGATGA
- a CDS encoding DUF4190 domain-containing protein, protein MSHVPQQPSFIPVMPVRHPEPKGMAVASMVCGILGVLFSFVPLVGLVAWPLTIVALALGGVSLYSNLPGRGMAITGVATGSVGLFVCVLWVLLFLAYPG, encoded by the coding sequence ATGTCTCATGTTCCGCAGCAGCCATCGTTCATACCGGTCATGCCGGTGCGTCATCCCGAACCGAAAGGCATGGCCGTTGCCTCGATGGTGTGCGGTATTCTCGGTGTCCTGTTCAGTTTCGTGCCCTTGGTCGGTTTGGTCGCCTGGCCGTTGACGATCGTGGCGCTCGCACTCGGCGGGGTCTCTTTATACAGCAACCTCCCCGGTCGCGGCATGGCCATCACCGGCGTGGCCACCGGCAGTGTGGGGCTCTTCGTGTGCGTGCTGTGGGTTCTGCTGTTCCTGGCCTACCCGGGCTGA